Proteins encoded by one window of Lasioglossum baleicum chromosome 4, iyLasBale1, whole genome shotgun sequence:
- the LOC143208148 gene encoding uncharacterized protein LOC143208148 gives MSFKWKKSQSVRKILMEKPAIVAWRSKYLKALDYYRQEKRNIVYVDETWVENTIVFPKCWQSMDIKGIQKSTSSSHRYIIVHAGGQSGFIAGAELIFKAKSTTGDYHGQMNAINFEKWLSEKLLPNIPPQSVIVMDNAPFHSAQENKPPSKESKKEVMIRWLAENEIPHTENMKKSRLNEIIQENKSAVRTFKTDELIKLRGHNVLRLPPYMSNLNPMELAWAKIKRIIRENNTGTLSSAVLKTLTMSAIKSVTIEDWAKFCKHTEKIENQYRENDFRLDEAMQSRKGTAISTDSDSSRRIAENSEDEC, from the exons ATGAGTTTCAAGTGGAAGAAATCGCAGAGTGTGCGTAAGATATTAATGGAGAAACCCGCCATTGTTGCATGGCGATCGAAATATTTGAAAGCTTTGGACTACTATAgacaagaaaaaagaaatatcgTATATGTTGATGAAACCTGGGTCGAGAACACTATAGTTTTCCCGAAGTGCTGGCAGAGCATGGATATTAAAGGCATACAGAAAAGCACAAGTTCCTCCCATAGATACATCATTGTTCATGCTGGAGGGCAATCGGGATTTATAGCAGGAGCAGAGCTAATATTCAAAGCCAAATCTACGACGGGCGATTATCATGGACAAATGAATGCTATTAACTTCGAAAAATGGCTTTCGGAAAAGTTATTACCCAATATTCCCCCACAGTCGGTAATTGTTATGGATAATGCACCATTCCATTCGGCGCAAGAAAATAAACCACCGTCGAAAGAATCGAAGAAAGAAGTTATGATTAGGTGGCTGGCGGAAAATGAAATTCCTCACACGGAGAATATGAAAAAATCTAGACTCAatgaaattattcaagaaaatAAAAGCGCAGTTAGAACATTTAAGACGGACGAACTAATAAAATTAAGAGGGCACAACGTATTAAGATTGCCGCCATATATGAGCAACCTGAATCCTATGGAATTAGCGTGGgcgaaaataaaaagaataatcCGCGAAAATAATACCGGAACACTATCGTCTGCGGTCTTGAAGACACTGACGATGAGTGCCATTAAAAGCGTTACGATCGAAGATTGGGCGAAATTCTGTAAACACacagaaaaaatagaaaatcaatATCGGGAAAACGATTTTAGATTAGATGAAGCGATGCAGTCGAGGAAAGGAACTGCAATTAGTACCGATTCTGATAGCAGCAGAAGAATTGCAGAAAATTCAGAAG ATGAATGCTGA